A genome region from Wielerella bovis includes the following:
- a CDS encoding pirin family protein: MRTLKQIYTAPPKHWVGNGFHVSPLFSHMGEPKQTNPFLMLDYAAPMEFAPNTAHPRGVSEHPHRGFETVTIAYQGEVAHRDGSGATGVIKRGDVQWMTAGSGTVHEEFHSQAFSERGGWFEMAQIWVNLPKAHKSAPPRYQHLQNDAIPVVKLDGGSIRIIGGEYNGVRGSGEIFSELNIWDISVDVDAEMVFRLPETHNVSIVVRRSNVLFNGKHTARATDLAIFERENGEISVRNQGDETAELLVLSGVPIDEPIAAYGPFVMNTPEEIRESIEAYRRGEYGSLNSL, encoded by the coding sequence ATGCGTACTCTAAAACAAATTTATACCGCTCCGCCAAAACATTGGGTTGGCAATGGTTTTCATGTTTCGCCGTTGTTTTCACACATGGGAGAGCCGAAACAAACCAATCCATTTTTGATGTTGGATTATGCTGCACCGATGGAATTTGCGCCCAATACCGCTCATCCGCGTGGTGTGAGCGAACATCCGCATCGTGGTTTTGAAACGGTTACGATTGCTTATCAAGGCGAAGTGGCGCACCGCGATGGTAGTGGCGCAACAGGTGTGATTAAGCGTGGCGATGTGCAATGGATGACGGCTGGTAGTGGCACGGTACACGAAGAATTTCACAGCCAAGCATTTAGTGAACGTGGTGGCTGGTTTGAAATGGCGCAGATTTGGGTGAATTTGCCCAAAGCGCACAAAAGTGCGCCGCCGCGCTATCAACATCTGCAAAATGATGCAATTCCTGTGGTGAAACTGGACGGGGGCAGTATTCGCATTATTGGTGGAGAATACAATGGCGTGCGTGGCTCAGGCGAAATATTTTCGGAATTGAATATTTGGGATATTTCGGTGGATGTGGACGCAGAAATGGTTTTCAGGCTGCCTGAAACGCATAATGTGAGCATTGTGGTGCGCCGCAGCAATGTGTTATTCAATGGTAAACACACAGCACGCGCCACCGATTTGGCAATTTTTGAACGCGAAAATGGCGAGATTTCGGTACGCAATCAAGGTGATGAAACGGCAGAATTGTTGGTTTTATCTGGAGTGCCGATTGATGAGCCAATTGCGGCTTATGGTCCATTTGTGATGAATACGCCCGAAGAAATCCGTGAAAGTATTGAAGCGTATCGGCGTGGGGAATATGGTTCTTTAAATTCATTGTAA